The Phormidium sp. PBR-2020 DNA segment TGGCGAGAAAATGTCGAAGTCCTTGGGCAATTTCACCACCATTCGCGAGTTACTGACTCAGATTGACCCGATGGTATTGCGGTTGTTTGTGCTTCAGGCCCAGTACCGCAAACCCTTAGACTTTACCGATGAGGCGATCGCCTCGGCTAAGAATAGCTGGGCCACCCTTGAGGATGGCTTACGGTTTGGCCAGAAGTTTGGCCCCCAGTTGGGATGGTCTGAGAACGGCTCAAATCCGGGACTCGCTGAGGTGAAGGAGTCGTTCAAAACCGCGATGGATGATGATTTCAATACCTCCGGCGGTCTGGCGGTGGTGTTTGAGTTGGCCAAGGAGTTACGCCGCCTGGGCAATATCTTGGCCCATGGAGGAGAGATTTCTGAAGACTCCCAACACCTCAAACAGCAATGGACGACCCTCGTGGAGTTGGCCGCCCTGTTGGGATTAGAAGCCCCCAGCGAAGAGTCTTCTGAGTCCGATAGCTTGACCGATGAGGCGATTTATGAGTTCATCCGCCAGCGACAGGCGGCTCGTCAGGCGAAAAACTTCAGTGAAGCCGATCGCATTCGTGATGAGTTGAAGCGTCAGAACGTGACCCTGGTGGATCAGCCCAGTGGAACCACTTTCATTCGCAGCTAAACCTACGCCGCCAATCCGATGGCAAATCGGGGACTGTCTCACGGGAAAACCCCTGGGAACAGTCCCCGGTTTGTTACATAAGTAAATCTAATTGTTAAGATTTTAAACGTTAAATTGACAAGCTTGGGGATCACTTGACAAATTAGTTAGTGTAGCGTACCCAGTAATCGCCCCCATGATAGACGGTCATTTCCCCCTCGCCCCTCGCTATCGCCTCGATGATGAACAGCCTTGGTTACGGGGTATTGATCCCAGCCGCCGTTACTGGCTATGGATTAATGGGGAACAGAACTGTTGTACGACAGTCCCGGGGCTATCGCCGTCGAGTTTTGCAGAATTCAAAGAGACGGTGCTGCGGTTTCGGGCCTTAGAGCCGGGTGAGACCTTGGAGTTAAATCGCATTGTTGATGCTCCTGAGATTCATTGCATCAGCAGTAACTGCTATGCGATCGCCACCCGCCATCAAGAGGCCCCCATTTGGCATCTATTTGACCGGGAAAGCCTGGAAAGTTTACTGATGACCGCTCATCCTGACTGGCAATGTTCTCCCAAGGATGTCGCCCTAGGACGAGAGTGGATGGAACAGATGTTCCTCCACTCCGTTGCAGCTTAGGGGATCGGCCGAAGGCCTAGCTGAACTGTTGCAGCTCCAGCAGTTGCTCCGGCGATGCTAACAGACGAATCTCAACCCGTTCGATTTGAGCCTGGGCGTTTAGGTTGAACGTCCAGGTGACAGGGACCGAGAAATAGGGGGTTTTGACATGACCCCGTACCTGCACGAGCTGACAGCCATCACCGGCGGTTTGCACGGTGACCTGTTCGGGGAAGCAGGTTAAGCCTTGGGCTTCCGCTTCGAGATAAGCCTGGATGGCTTCAACTCCAACAATTCCCCCTTGGAAGGGTGGATGTAGTTCACCGTAAGCGGCAAAGCGTTGGGCAGTCTGCTGAGAGTCCCCAGCGTTGAGAAATTGGAAATACTCAATCACTACGGGTACATCTAGATCAGGCAGAATGGCTGTTTGACAGGTCGTGATATTCATAATTGACCTCGATGTGTCTAAAAGGAAGGCGGAGCAAAGGGGTTGAGTTGACCTCCACTCCGCAGGTTCGCTTCAGGATTGTTGTCTGTTTTAGGTGTTGAAGACCCTAGCTGAGAGCATCAAAGCCCATATTCACCACAGCATTCCGGAGGATGGTGATTTGCTGGCTGAAGTTGGTTTGAGTCGTCAGGATCGTTAGGATCTCTTTCACGGTGCGAGAGGGTTTGTAGCGTCGGGGGACACGGACGATGGTTCCCTCATCCATTCCTTGGGCCAAGCAGTACCAGAAGCCGAGTTTGGTGTTGGCGTTGAAGACACCGTAAGCTCGACTGAGGGGGGTATTGCGCTTGGCAATAAGATCCCGCATGAAGCCCATTTGCTCCTCGGCGTCGAGGGCTTTGACTTGGGCCAGGAGTCCCTCAGCTAGTTGCAAGCGGGCGGCTCCTGGGGCGGCGGGGGTGATGGATTTCCCCATTTCCAGATAGATGAACCACAGGAGTGCCAACTGATCATCTGTGGCGAGGCGTTGGATACGAGCCGACACTTCCGGAACAAGGGAGGTGGGTTCGACGGTCGAGAGCGCGTTGGCTTGGGTTGTGGTGAAGTTGGAAGAAGTGGCGTAAGCCATGGTAGTTACTCTACTTTTGTCAACCGATTACATCCATTCTGCAACCTAACTTCATAAACCGCAAATAAAATTTACAGATTATTGACGTCAGGAATTTGAATGGAGAGAGTGATCGTGATCACTCCCAAAACTTAACGAATCATTAAGCTACCTGTAGCCTAGTCAGCCACAAGCCCAGTCGGACTCCATCTGTAGAGAGAGCTTTTTAGGGGGAGTTTGTCGTATCGGGATAAAAAAAGTCTGCCTCTTGGGGGGTGAGGGACGAGAGATCCGCCTCCTCCAGCAAGCGATTGAGTTCCCCTAGAGGGAAGTGTTTGCAGCCAATACGGACGATGCGATCGCGCAGAGTGTTGCGGACGCCACTGCGGGGCCGTCCGGCTTCGAGTTCCATGACGGTTCGATAGAGTTCTAATTGCGCGTTGGGAATGGGGGTCCCATCGAGATCCACTCCTCGGGCGATCGCCCCTTCAATGGCTTCGGCTCCTCGATAGGGGGTAGCGGGATTCCAATCGCGAGACATGGTGACGGTTTTTCCGTAAATTTAAGACGGTGATGTCTCAACTCTACCTCGACCTGGGGCCAAGACAATGACGTAAAGACCTATGGAGGGTTAGAGGGTTAGGCAGGATTAGCGTCTCGGCGGGAAGCCCCGCGCTCCACCCGGTTCGGTGAGCGTCGGGATAAGAGCCAGGAGAAATAGAGGGGCATCGAACGCCTCCATTTATCAAAACTCATATAAACAATAGTCCGGACACTTTTGGATTCAACGGCTAAAACCTCGACTCTCTCGTTAAATTGGAGACATCGACATAGGGCTGAAACCCTTATTCTTTGGTCGTTCATCAAAAACTGTCCGGAGCGTTGATAAAGCCTGGTAAGGGTTTCAAGCTTTTCGGAGGAGGAAAAGTGTATTTTTTTATACATTTACCACTAAAGGCACGTCCGGGAGGTCGCTCGACAACGGTTGCCTGTATTCTCCCAAGAACGCTCAGACTTGGATTCATATTGCCTTGATTCACCTGTTTTTGAGACTTTAGCCTGATGCGCGACCTTTCAGACATCCTCTTAGGACGAAATCCACGTTTCAAGATGTTGATCGATTTTAACCAAGAACTTATTATGATTTTTGTATGGAATAAGTTCTTCCTTCTTCAAGCGCCCCACTAAGATGCCAGGATGTCGATTTTGAGATTTTGCAAAATCTTTTACCTTATTCGCCGAAAAATACGGAGAAGTTTGCTCGACAAATGTATCTAAAGCTTGCGCATCTAGCAACCAATCTGTCGCCAGTTGATTAGCCTCAGTTTCTTCTTGACTAACCTCTAAATCATCCATATTGTCTAAATAGCTACCTTTATGACCTGCAACAATATGGCCGAGTTCGTGCATGAGCGTAAACCAAAAATTATCAATCCGCTTATATCTCAAGGTCAGCGCAAGCACTGGCCTACCTTCTAGATAAAAGACTGCACCATCTAAATAAGTCTTACTCAAATGGGGCACAATGACAAAATGGATGCCAAGGCTAAAGAGCTTATCTGGCACTAAAGCCACATTTTCAGCATGAGCCGACAAAGCCAGAATTTCAGGAATAGCGGACTCAAGGGTGGCTTGGTCGAAGGCAGGAAGTTTTTGATTACGCACCACCCATTCAACCTGTTTCATCCAGGCAATCTGAGCCTGAGTTTCTGGGTCTCGCTTTTCAGACTGCCGACAGTTAACTGCCAGCTTTGGGGTCTCCCCAATCTGATCAATCTCGAAAAAACGGCAAACCTGTTGCTCCAATTCAGTGATTGAGTCAGTCGCTTGAATCCATCCTCGCTTAATCATTTCCGCGACCGGAGCAAAGCTGTAGAGGCAGCTTCTACGGGCAATTTCACTGGTCTGTGATGGGTGACCGGCTTCCTTTTGGGCTATGTGCAGCCGATATTTTGCCTCTAAGTTTGTCCAAAACTCCGCAGAGGTGCCCAAAGCCTCAGCTAACTCAATCGCAGTCTCAGGCGTAATTTGCTTATTCCCTTTGATAATGCCGTTGATGGTTTGGTGGGGTCGCCCCATAATCTCGGCTAAGTCTTTCTGAGTCCATCCTCTGGCTTCGAGTTCTCGGGCCAAAATACGCCCCGGCGGCGAAACCCTTGCTGGTGCTAATGTCTGAGTCATGCCTCTTCCTCCCCTTGATGCCTGATTCAGTGATAGTCTTCAATATCAATGATCAGTAGATACCCGCCCTCTTCATCCCTCTCAACAGCGACAATTAGCCGCCACTGTTTGTTCAAGCGTAGAGACCGTTCTCCCGGTCGTCCTTTGAGCTTTTCAAACTGAAAGCCTTTTAAAGCATATAGCAAAAATCGATCTGAATAGGACAAAAAAACTTGGGAAAAGAAGGCAAGAGGCAAGAGGCAAGAGGCAAGAGGCAAGAGGCAAGAGGCAAGAGAAAAGACGTAGGGGCGTACCCTTGTGGTCGCCCGAGGTAGGAGATTCTCTTCCAACTCAGAGTATCCTTGCTGAGTGTCCTAAGGCAATCTTCGATTGCTATATAAGTCACGCTCATCTCTAGCTGCGGCGATCGCGCTCATGGCGTCAAAGAAATCGTCGATGACGTTGGGGTACTTAATTGATTGTAAAGATATATTTAGAATTCTCTAAGGCGGCTGCTCGGCTATACAAGCTTTTCCAAATGGGGTTTAACTTGCGAGCCGATCCCCTCTATCGGGTTCCCAAATCGGCTTGAGACAAACGCATTCGGTTCAGGGGGTTCTGGAAATGTTCCACCCGAGCATTCATCAACCCTCGCTCCCGTAACGCTGACACACGAGCCTCCGCCGCCTCACGATCTAAATAGCGACCCGCATCAATATAAGGACCCCGCTGATCATCAAAAAAGCGTAACGCCTGGGGCCGTAGTCCGGGTAAATCATCGAGACGGGCGATCGCACTGCGAACCCGGTTCATCTCCCCGAGACGAGGGCGATTATGGCGAAAGGGAACCACCACCACATAACGATGGCTGGCAAACAAACGATTTAAGGTGCGCTCCGTCGCCACCCCAGAATCCCCGAGGGCATT contains these protein-coding regions:
- a CDS encoding HigA family addiction module antidote protein, whose translation is MTQTLAPARVSPPGRILARELEARGWTQKDLAEIMGRPHQTINGIIKGNKQITPETAIELAEALGTSAEFWTNLEAKYRLHIAQKEAGHPSQTSEIARRSCLYSFAPVAEMIKRGWIQATDSITELEQQVCRFFEIDQIGETPKLAVNCRQSEKRDPETQAQIAWMKQVEWVVRNQKLPAFDQATLESAIPEILALSAHAENVALVPDKLFSLGIHFVIVPHLSKTYLDGAVFYLEGRPVLALTLRYKRIDNFWFTLMHELGHIVAGHKGSYLDNMDDLEVSQEETEANQLATDWLLDAQALDTFVEQTSPYFSANKVKDFAKSQNRHPGILVGRLKKEELIPYKNHNKFLVKIDQHLETWISS
- a CDS encoding type II toxin-antitoxin system RelE/ParE family toxin encodes the protein MSYSDRFLLYALKGFQFEKLKGRPGERSLRLNKQWRLIVAVERDEEGGYLLIIDIEDYH
- a CDS encoding DUF4090 family protein; translation: MSRDWNPATPYRGAEAIEGAIARGVDLDGTPIPNAQLELYRTVMELEAGRPRSGVRNTLRDRIVRIGCKHFPLGELNRLLEEADLSSLTPQEADFFYPDTTNSP
- a CDS encoding Orange carotenoid protein; the protein is MAYATSSNFTTTQANALSTVEPTSLVPEVSARIQRLATDDQLALLWFIYLEMGKSITPAAPGAARLQLAEGLLAQVKALDAEEQMGFMRDLIAKRNTPLSRAYGVFNANTKLGFWYCLAQGMDEGTIVRVPRRYKPSRTVKEILTILTTQTNFSQQITILRNAVVNMGFDALS
- a CDS encoding nuclear transport factor 2 family protein, giving the protein MNITTCQTAILPDLDVPVVIEYFQFLNAGDSQQTAQRFAAYGELHPPFQGGIVGVEAIQAYLEAEAQGLTCFPEQVTVQTAGDGCQLVQVRGHVKTPYFSVPVTWTFNLNAQAQIERVEIRLLASPEQLLELQQFS